The Montipora foliosa isolate CH-2021 chromosome 6, ASM3666993v2, whole genome shotgun sequence genome includes the window TATTTACATAAGACCGCGACGAGCTCAAACCGGCATGAGTTTTTATCGGCCTccaaacaatttctttttatgCGTTTTACATGAGAGTGgcctgacttcgtctcggttgctggacggagacgagaaattctcaaaccggtctgagttcgtaccgATCTCATGTAAGtcacaacaaatctcagactgggtccagaaatttcaagcctgtatgcttttgggtcagccatatttattattattcattccgAAACCAGGAACTGAGCATCTCGTCccagtttcatgtaaacagctgcaaaaatttcaaccataccggtacaagttcataccggcgtaagttcgtcccggtctcatgtaaatactcCCTTGCTTATCTGGACAATTCTTGGCTTGTACTCATGTGATTAGACAGCCATATTGGTgtttataatccatcaaatattttcgctcgcgcgcgattggtctaaacgcgtcacgtgggcgaatattcccaagctaaaactggggaacaaccaaggatattccccaatgatattccccaatttttaaaaccgacttcaaggattcaagtcttacattaaaatcaatgttaggatggcagaacggtttgctttcgtaacagaagaagagataaacttgctggtcgatagagcggtaccagaaaacaccaaaaaatccacttcatacgctgttaacgtttttgacggtaagctgtttgtaaatcgtatccgccacttgtatccacacaattaaaaaagtatgttttcctttcactgaaatgttgtactttttccccaagcatattcttttaactgaagcgaagtctgttggaaattctggaaatgaatattgaatgacgcggttttggaaggcaattgacaaactttgacgtgttgacatatgacggactggcagatcccgcttgttgcgaaaaatatttgaaggataataaacacaatagcctcaatttggctttaaaaatatgctcagatatttgtccttggacattatctgttcctcgaagctcacagttttcctcgagcttcgctttcggaaaactgttcgctcctcggaacagataatgtccgcggacaaatatccgagcatattttcgcgccaaatgaaggctattgtttatataaaataaaagcaaaatgtcgctcgcgttttgcataacaGAGCCAATTTTCGCTATTattcagtacaccaacatggccgccatgacgtcagggatataagcaattgtctcttatagatacctgtaaaattcaggcggctttcaaagggattcgaacccatgacctgaGCAATGAAGCCACTCAGTGAGAGACAATTGTTTAATTCAATTTTCCAGATAaatgtgaggatcacttctgaCTTTCGTAAGTTAAGATATCCTCTGAACAACTAGTCCTGCTGTAGATTGAaacttttgctttctttttgtttcagaACGACGGACTCAACTCAACTAATTTCTTAAATGTCTCGGAAGAGTTGGCCAGCGCAGGAAGAGCCGTTCGATTCACCAACCCTAGAGTGTTCCATGATATGAACAAAGACCTATTTAAGGTTATAACAAGCCGCTTTCTATCGCCACTCACTCTTCAAAATGCTGACACAGCTTTGCAATATTGCATGGTATGAACCTTTTATACATTCATGTGGTGCATGCACTTGTTTCCCACAAACAACTTGTTATGTAGAAGAAGAATTCCACGTATACGGCAAACGCGAAGATGCATACTTTCATGCAGAAGCGGCAACCGGCAAACgcaaaaatggcgggaaaatcatggtcacgtggtcacttttgcctttcgcgtttcacgtaaacgtgatgctaaatctctctattttTTCCCGATTTTAGCACTCAAAAACGTCAGCTAGCATTTTTAGGAAGCAAATGGTTAGCCAGGAAGGTTTAATTTTAGCTAACGTTCCTACGAAATCCgttaaaaaacaatttttcaagCGGATACTGAAGAATCTCTCTTTGAACAGTCGTTATATTCATTAGTAGGAACTAAGATATGTTTGTTGGGCGCTTCTGCGTCCTTGCGAATTTCGGTTACTGTGCCTTtcttaataataacaataacaataacaataataataacaataacaataacaataacaataacaataacaataataataataatcatattaacaatagcaataataataataccccGCACTTTCTCAAGCTCCGAGTAAGTTacctttaatattatttttacctGTGTAGAGTTCAGCAAAATGTACACGTAGGTCAGTGTGTAGTGGAACTGGATGAAAAAGCCCAACAAGGAAGTGACATCAAGCAAAGGCGGGAGAGCAATAATGCTCCTAAGACCATTCCTGCAAACAACAGAAAACCAGTCATCGATGTTTATTGGAAGTGTGCtctatatataataataataataataatgataataataataataataataataataataataatataatacaacaactttattatttactcacataaaattacacaagtatttttatcagctaaaacaaaactattgacttgtttcattaaaaaaaagatagaaaacattttcctttaATGTTACTTATAGTAAAACCGTAAAAAACATTACTGTGTTTGTTGCATGAAAACCTCAATCCCTCCGAATCATCATTGATATCGCAAAAACTGATTTCGATAATAGGATGTAAGATATTAACTTCAAATATGGAAATCTACCacgaaaaacgataaaaagtaagaaataaaatatcgtCCTCAATGTTTTCAAGGAATATTTGCATGTCCTCTCTCGATGTCAAAATCAATGTCCGGCAATTCTAGATGGATCCTCCTCTTAGCTCGCGAACCTCTCAAGCATAGTAATGCTGATCTCAGCAATGCAAAAGACACCCTAGCCCTAATCCAGGACATGGTAGTCGCGTAGCTTTCCCCCTTCTTTGTAGCAAGTAATTCAGCATGCCTACTGTGGTATCGCTTACATTCTGGCGCCATTCCACCTGTCGTACTAAAAACTAATGGCGTGAATGTAGCTTGCTCCACTTCTAGAACTCGGCTAGCGTACTGGCGCTTCTTCTCGGTTTCATGTTGCCTGTAAATCTGGTTTAGATCCATATCCCTGTAAGAGTCTGCATTTGGGTGGCAAATTCTTACATCGAAGAAAGCCGACCTCTGCCTTTCCCAGAATCCCCTTGCTACAATGTCCAGTCGCGCATCTGGTGCGGTGTTGGCCCCCCTATTCAGCTCTTCTCCTGTGATGTcttgtaaaactggttcagtttCAACGCCATTGCACACCATGCGAAGCATTTCCGCCTGCAG containing:
- the LOC138008466 gene encoding uncharacterized protein, with product MCQVKNRYLKEKLDQVKGSVSGNTLRAVDLATQKGASSWLTVVPFRDMNFGLNKSEFRDAVKLRYDWDVPDMPSVCVCGDQFNVDHAMICKRGGFVIQRHNELRDLQAEMLRMVCNGVETEPVLQDITGEELNRGANTAPDARLDIVARGFWERQRSAFFDVRICHPNADSYRDMDLNQIYRQHETEKKRQYASRVLEVEQATFTPLVFSTTGGMAPECKRYHSRHAELLATKKGESYATTMSWIRARVSFALLRSALLCLRGSRAKRRIHLELPDIDFDIERGHANIP